Proteins from one Nomia melanderi isolate GNS246 chromosome 3, iyNomMela1, whole genome shotgun sequence genomic window:
- the LOC116431768 gene encoding pickpocket protein 28: MKYNYTPSLRELRSSVKRRSKEYFLENSLHGVPYAADPTRPKWERITWFFLTVASVVATVITIAIIWGKFQTEPTITGLDVLTEDAYIDFPRIFVCFDWSQLNYMQLNKDEIRMYEQLYNWRWGKDLDSKMYDTVYQKKKDFSADFETMAPNCGDVMTNCNYKGLNKSCSTLFTKAVVAVGACCKLNTLDPVGIKDAIRELEFEIKSSYYPWRLYITQNIDSSPIPEERPLVKAYFPIDIEFSVEMTYVTSDIHYLSLRQRKCNYKHDESFTNCEIKYFTNQLLTHCKCVPWFLAFIKKEECKLSKYSCLNYTTVDISDSNCWLSCDHTSYSVKAILKSYKNSNRIIFKFWPVAFYKREMRFGYLDLLVSFGGIASLFLGYSLLTSVELGYYFSLRSYCGAVIQSSRQKYNIRTIHVVEKVPNKINIQQRYHQYID; encoded by the exons ATGAAGTATAATTACACACCATCGTTAAGAGAATTACGTTCCAGTGTAAAACGTCGATCGAAGGAATATTTTTTGGAGAACAGTTTGCATGGTGTTCCGTATGCTGCAGACCCTACGCGGCCCAAATGGGAAAG aATAACGTGGTTCTTTTTAACGGTTGCATCAGTGGTAGCAACTGTTATTACAATTGCTATAATTTGGGGTAAATTTCAAACAGAACCAACTATAACTGGATTGGATGTATTGACGGAGGATGCTTACATTGATTTTCCTCGAATCTTCGTTTGCTTCGACTGGTCTCAACTAAATTACATGCAATTGAACAAG GATGAAATACGTATGTATGAACAATTATATAATTGGAGGTGGGGAAAGGATCTCGATTCAAAAATGTATGACACAGTTTACCAAAAGAAAAAAGACTTTTCGGCTGATTTTGAAACGATGGCTCCCAACTGCGGGGATGTGATGACCAACTGTAATTACAA aGGGTTAAATAAATCATGTAGCACACTATTCACAAAAGCTGTTGTTGCTGTGGGTGCATGTTGCAAATTGAATACTTTGGACCCTGTAGGAATAAAGGATGCAATAAGAGAGCTTGagtttgaaataaaaagttcaTACTATCCTTGGAG GCTTTACATCACCCAAAATATTGATTCAAGCCCAATACCAGAAGAGAGACCATTAGTAAAAGCTTACTTTccaattgatattgaatttagTGTTGAAATGACATATGTTACTTCTGATATACATTACTTAAGTCTTCGACAACGTAAATGTAATTACAAACACGATGAAAGTTTCACTAATTgtgagataaaatattttactaatcaGTTGTTAACCCATTGTAAATGTGTACCATGGTTTTTAGCATTCATTAAGAAAGAAGAATGTAAACTTTCAAAGTACTCTTGCTTAAACTATACAACTGTAGACATAAGTGATTCTAATTGTTGGCTTTCTTGTGATCATACGTCATATTCTGTGAAGGCAATACTCAAATCGTATAAAAACagtaatagaattatatttaaattctggCCAGTGGCATTTTATAAAAGAGAGATGAGATTTggttatttagatttattagtatcATTTGGCGGTATTGCAAGTTTATTTTTAGGATATTCTTTGTTAACATCTGTCGAACTGGGATATTACTTTAGTCTTAGAAGTTATTGTGGAGCTGTGATTCAGTCTTCTCGACAAAAGTATAATATCAGAACTATACATGTAGTGGAAAAGGtaccaaacaaaataaatattcaacagaggTACCATCAATATATTGATTAA